A genomic window from Archaeoglobus profundus DSM 5631 includes:
- a CDS encoding beta/alpha barrel domain-containing protein yields MLIPVRCPHCKGKFWVEFSIKYELYKYVEAMSELTRIHIKDAIVRGVWTDEEVASEVQRTIASLLKRGVPRKQVVEEVAQLYGIPQVHVDELIENLLSKVPELNGVR; encoded by the coding sequence GTGCTCATCCCTGTTAGATGTCCGCATTGTAAGGGAAAGTTTTGGGTCGAATTTTCGATTAAATATGAGCTTTATAAGTATGTAGAAGCTATGAGTGAATTAACGAGGATTCACATCAAGGATGCTATTGTTAGAGGAGTCTGGACGGATGAAGAGGTAGCCTCCGAGGTTCAGAGGACTATAGCATCTCTTTTGAAGAGAGGAGTTCCACGAAAGCAGGTAGTGGAGGAAGTAGCTCAGCTTTACGGAATTCCTCAGGTTCACGTAGATGAGTTAATCGAGAATTTACTGAGTAAGGTTCCTGAGTTGAATGGTGTGAGGTGA
- a CDS encoding site-specific integrase: MKNAGRVIFSKEVVVSKEDLELFLKTLARKRPATVEDYRKKVTHFLNFCEFSLTPKKLILYANDRLEKCKDPSKYLNPAVRFLEFLQNLHGNDYTNMIWILKQAVDKVDKKREKSTFAEEGSIYDIKLEDVHRQIMNILVTPMKHVPRLTAITAVAVSASTGLRPEELKRIEASDIDLKMDYFILPAEKSKTHTKRVIPLHPQVKALLGKLMERAEREELFPDGSIRYVWRRVREKGRQLLPLKAFRKFFAIHSARIGFDDVYRIAIAGHDTDELERLLRTLRLKVTEEFYRKFTPEEITKEYLNVWGKVSVLPPQLIKKWRLGEYEEEEWVEEGLIQGK; encoded by the coding sequence ATGAAGAATGCCGGTCGTGTTATATTCTCCAAGGAGGTTGTCGTGAGTAAAGAGGATTTGGAACTGTTCCTAAAGACGTTAGCAAGGAAAAGACCGGCAACCGTTGAGGATTACCGCAAAAAGGTTACGCACTTCTTAAACTTCTGCGAATTCAGTCTAACTCCTAAGAAGCTGATCCTGTATGCAAACGATAGACTTGAGAAGTGCAAGGATCCTTCTAAGTATCTCAACCCTGCTGTGAGGTTCCTTGAGTTCTTGCAGAACCTGCACGGTAACGATTACACCAACATGATCTGGATCCTGAAACAGGCTGTAGATAAGGTGGATAAGAAAAGGGAGAAGAGCACGTTTGCGGAGGAAGGCTCCATATATGACATCAAGCTTGAGGACGTCCACAGGCAAATTATGAACATACTTGTAACGCCTATGAAGCATGTTCCAAGGCTTACAGCCATAACAGCTGTAGCAGTTTCAGCCTCAACTGGTCTCCGCCCGGAGGAACTCAAAAGGATTGAAGCTTCAGACATTGATTTGAAAATGGACTACTTTATCCTGCCAGCGGAAAAGAGCAAAACGCACACGAAAAGAGTCATACCTTTGCATCCACAGGTTAAGGCTCTTCTCGGGAAGCTCATGGAAAGGGCCGAGAGGGAAGAACTCTTTCCCGATGGAAGTATAAGGTACGTCTGGAGGAGGGTCAGAGAGAAGGGTAGGCAGTTACTACCTCTCAAAGCGTTCAGGAAATTCTTTGCGATTCACTCCGCAAGGATCGGTTTTGACGACGTCTACAGGATCGCAATTGCAGGTCACGACACCGACGAGCTTGAGAGGTTACTCAGGACCCTGAGGTTGAAGGTCACGGAGGAGTTCTACAGGAAGTTTACGCCTGAGGAGATCACGAAAGAGTATCTGAATGTTTGGGGTAAGGTTTCGGTTCTGCCTCCTCAACTCATAAAGAAGTGGAGGTTGGGAGAGTATGAGGAAGAAGAATGGGTGGAGGAAGGGCTTATTCAAGGAAAATAG
- a CDS encoding type II toxin-antitoxin system CcdA family antitoxin, with the protein MKKRTSVYIDSDLLAKAKEKKLNLSELLERAIKEALKSGKLRSRSPPVGVRGFKSLPPHVLKISLSFSSRIELMLFDYQFFKSVLNSITSEKDFGNLRWLANNVKDIEFDIGKHKSCIIGIFQHEQFD; encoded by the coding sequence ATGAAGAAGAGGACGAGTGTTTACATTGATTCTGATTTGCTTGCTAAGGCTAAGGAGAAAAAGCTTAATCTCTCAGAGTTGCTTGAGAGGGCTATTAAAGAGGCTTTAAAGAGTGGGAAATTACGCTCAAGATCCCCTCCCGTAGGGGTTCGAGGGTTCAAATCCCTCCCCCCGCATGTTCTTAAAATTTCTCTGAGTTTTTCTTCGAGAATTGAGTTAATGTTATTTGATTATCAATTCTTTAAGAGTGTTTTGAATTCTATTACAAGTGAGAAGGATTTTGGGAACTTGAGATGGCTTGCTAATAATGTTAAGGATATTGAATTTGATATTGGAAAGCACAAAAGTTGCATAATTGGAATTTTCCAACACGAACAGTTTGACTAA
- a CDS encoding DUF5131 family protein: MYEGVKTWNPFVGCRFGCVYCKPSFQRQAKRQKRRCELCYRYEPHFHPERLNKVPKAKVVFACAYGDIAFAKVEWLEQILETIEKHDDKTFYLQTKDPRVFEALNDICGFPKNVLLGITLETNLDEFNTPSRFKKYEEISKAPKPEDRWITPNLIDYVTIEPILDFDLETFVYWIRCLSPKFVYIGYDNHNCKLPEPRGEKTLSLIRELSKFTEVRLKTIRPAWYENNGNTVFKRLSDFSSSSRHPSVQEEEGEEKGGVES, from the coding sequence ATGTATGAGGGAGTAAAGACGTGGAATCCGTTTGTTGGATGTCGTTTTGGTTGTGTTTATTGTAAGCCAAGCTTCCAAAGACAGGCTAAGAGGCAAAAGAGAAGGTGTGAGCTTTGCTACAGGTATGAACCACATTTTCACCCGGAGAGGCTTAATAAAGTTCCAAAAGCTAAGGTTGTTTTTGCGTGTGCTTATGGAGATATAGCGTTTGCGAAGGTTGAATGGCTTGAGCAAATCTTAGAGACTATTGAAAAGCATGATGATAAGACGTTTTATCTGCAAACGAAAGACCCAAGGGTTTTTGAAGCTTTAAACGACATTTGTGGATTTCCGAAGAATGTTCTGCTTGGAATAACGCTTGAAACGAATTTAGACGAATTTAACACTCCAAGCAGATTCAAAAAGTATGAAGAGATTTCTAAAGCACCAAAGCCCGAAGATAGGTGGATAACTCCAAATCTGATTGACTATGTGACTATCGAGCCGATATTAGATTTTGACCTTGAAACATTCGTTTACTGGATAAGATGTCTTAGTCCTAAATTCGTTTACATTGGTTATGACAACCACAATTGTAAGCTTCCAGAACCAAGAGGAGAAAAGACCCTTTCTTTGATTAGAGAGCTTAGTAAGTTCACAGAAGTTCGATTGAAGACTATTCGCCCGGCTTGGTATGAAAATAACGGTAATACCGTTTTTAAAAGACTTTCCGATTTCTCAAGCTCCTCCCGTCATCCTTCTGTCCAGGAGGAGGAAGGAGAGGAAAAAGGAGGTGTTGAGAGTTGA
- a CDS encoding winged helix-turn-helix transcriptional regulator encodes MQVVDDYDLIKIVTKSPNLKILNAIKSGKKRWSDFEKILNKRQVSEALKELIDLGLVKTVKHVRGLKEYNTYELTELGELVLEYLEKAELALRELRRDQEKDRDDDSETSFFEEYMRKKGWIKVDEGEID; translated from the coding sequence ATGCAAGTTGTTGATGATTACGACCTCATCAAAATAGTCACGAAATCACCAAATCTCAAGATACTTAATGCTATAAAGTCTGGAAAAAAGCGTTGGAGCGATTTTGAGAAAATACTCAATAAAAGACAAGTTAGTGAAGCTCTAAAAGAGTTAATCGACTTGGGATTAGTTAAAACAGTAAAGCATGTTCGAGGTTTGAAAGAATATAACACGTATGAATTAACAGAGCTTGGAGAGTTAGTTCTTGAATATTTAGAAAAAGCTGAACTCGCACTAAGGGAATTAAGAAGAGATCAGGAAAAGGATAGAGACGATGACAGTGAAACCAGCTTTTTTGAAGAATACATGAGAAAGAAGGGATGGATTAAGGTTGATGAAGGCGAAATAGATTAA
- a CDS encoding (Fe-S)-binding protein, with protein MHVDELISRLKELTENKYLQCIQCGTCGGSCPYGMYSPYTPRRMILAIRFGLIEDIISSNAHWLCTSCQLCSSRCPSRIPITDGIIPALRELTLLEGNPPEELSMALMNIMRYGNPFKESPRKRGDWTKELDFEVPLMLKKKKADVLFITECFGAYHRRCKQATKALAKVMKVLEIDFAILGHEERCIGDHARLCGEFGLFEDLIEKNLKVFSKYEFNKIVTHDAHAFNALRNFYPQYGLNKPVLHHSQLLHEHLEELKPLFNELNYKVAFHDSCYLVRKNGIYEEPREVIRAIPGVKLIEFKRNRENALCCGAGGGGVWLDSVIREFVKERLAEDRVREAKLVGADVIVTGCILDIPMFEDALKVTGLDGEIVVKDLAELVLEAIEGGG; from the coding sequence ATGCATGTGGATGAGTTAATCAGCAGGTTAAAAGAGCTGACTGAAAACAAGTATTTACAGTGCATACAGTGCGGAACATGCGGAGGATCGTGTCCTTACGGGATGTATTCACCTTACACTCCGAGAAGGATGATTTTGGCGATAAGATTTGGCTTGATTGAAGATATTATAAGCAGTAACGCTCACTGGCTCTGCACATCCTGCCAACTCTGCTCAAGCAGATGTCCAAGTAGAATACCAATTACAGATGGAATAATTCCTGCTCTAAGAGAGCTTACGCTACTCGAGGGAAATCCGCCAGAAGAGCTTTCAATGGCTTTAATGAACATAATGCGTTACGGTAATCCCTTTAAGGAATCTCCGAGAAAGAGAGGTGATTGGACTAAGGAGCTGGACTTCGAAGTTCCGCTTATGTTAAAGAAGAAAAAGGCTGATGTTCTCTTCATAACAGAGTGCTTCGGAGCTTATCATAGACGTTGTAAGCAAGCTACAAAGGCCTTGGCTAAAGTCATGAAGGTTTTAGAGATAGATTTCGCAATTTTGGGGCATGAAGAGCGTTGCATAGGTGATCATGCTAGGTTATGTGGAGAATTTGGATTGTTCGAGGATTTGATCGAAAAGAATTTGAAAGTATTTAGCAAATACGAGTTTAACAAGATTGTTACACATGACGCTCACGCTTTTAACGCTCTAAGAAACTTCTATCCCCAATACGGTTTAAACAAGCCAGTTCTGCATCATTCTCAGCTGTTGCACGAGCACTTAGAGGAATTGAAACCTCTGTTCAATGAACTCAATTACAAAGTGGCTTTCCACGACTCCTGCTACTTGGTCAGAAAGAACGGCATTTACGAAGAGCCGAGAGAAGTTATAAGAGCCATACCAGGCGTTAAGCTCATTGAATTCAAGCGAAACAGGGAAAATGCCCTGTGCTGCGGAGCTGGAGGTGGTGGAGTATGGCTCGACAGCGTCATAAGGGAATTCGTGAAGGAGAGGCTGGCTGAAGATAGAGTTAGGGAAGCTAAGCTTGTAGGTGCAGATGTAATTGTTACAGGTTGCATTCTGGATATTCCGATGTTTGAAGACGCTTTGAAAGTCACCGGCTTAGATGGAGAGATTGTTGTAAAGGACTTAGCTGAGCTTGTGCTTGAAGCCATAGAGGGTGGTGGTTGA
- a CDS encoding site-specific integrase translates to MRALLKEIDNKLQDPYRLKLKSAVLLCATSGLRSEELYKLRLEDVDVENRTIFVRAEIAKDYEDRITFFNLEAQEALLEYLSAVKLKPKDKPFSAKSIYHHFSKLNTRAGKVKLRMKHMRKFFSQQSDRLGMPTAIKKILMGHVISDEEFVIPRGLDVDLTHYDFQDEEELKKIYDKYWRDFRIDPRGRPQVE, encoded by the coding sequence ATTAGAGCCTTACTCAAAGAGATTGATAATAAGCTTCAGGACCCTTACAGGTTGAAGTTGAAGTCTGCGGTGTTGTTGTGTGCAACGTCTGGATTAAGGTCTGAAGAGTTGTATAAGTTAAGACTTGAGGACGTAGATGTAGAGAACAGGACGATATTCGTTAGGGCTGAAATAGCAAAGGATTACGAAGACCGAATTACGTTCTTCAATTTAGAGGCTCAAGAGGCTTTGCTTGAATATCTGTCAGCAGTCAAGCTTAAGCCGAAGGATAAACCATTTAGCGCCAAGTCTATTTATCATCACTTTTCCAAGCTCAATACGAGGGCTGGAAAGGTCAAGTTGAGGATGAAGCACATGCGTAAGTTCTTCTCTCAACAGTCAGATCGTTTGGGGATGCCTACAGCCATTAAGAAGATATTGATGGGCCACGTTATCAGCGACGAGGAGTTTGTAATTCCAAGAGGCTTGGATGTTGATTTAACGCATTACGATTTTCAGGATGAAGAGGAACTCAAAAAGATATACGACAAATATTGGAGAGATTTTAGGATAGATCCACGTGGACGTCCACAGGTTGAGTGA
- a CDS encoding P-loop NTPase family protein, which produces MSLKVTFAEKLIDEITDGKFELQQGVTVLISGGMGSGKTTFLLHLLDYLYADGREVVFWRGREVDQWHHADRRAQFRIFHHINDKVVFEEDSIRQYYELEPYRTVKEIFEKADNEMINVVYPPSLDWEAKYCDRNLITIFREYKQADVVKSDTLMTVRHAFWYSFIYEMMKDKRFCSLLFDEFDDIAERYCKGFKYYMVSFLMNSLRYFRQKRKSLYSATQVITDIDSRILGKIMYYVYMAGAKIHRESVLDKTKVKFADKGQAFIEDKNTGTWAKFEFPPRGIITPILVQLIREEEELDDELDGIVDLEEVV; this is translated from the coding sequence GTGAGTCTTAAGGTTACTTTTGCGGAGAAGTTAATTGATGAGATAACAGACGGTAAGTTTGAGCTTCAGCAGGGAGTTACGGTTCTCATATCTGGAGGAATGGGATCCGGAAAAACAACGTTCCTCTTACATTTATTGGACTATTTGTATGCTGATGGAAGAGAGGTCGTGTTCTGGAGAGGGCGAGAGGTAGATCAGTGGCATCATGCCGATAGAAGGGCTCAATTCAGGATCTTTCACCACATAAACGACAAGGTAGTATTCGAGGAGGACAGCATAAGGCAGTATTACGAGCTTGAGCCTTACAGGACCGTCAAAGAAATCTTCGAGAAGGCAGACAACGAAATGATAAACGTCGTTTATCCTCCGAGCTTAGATTGGGAGGCAAAATATTGTGACAGAAATCTCATAACAATCTTTAGAGAATACAAGCAGGCCGATGTGGTGAAGAGCGACACTCTGATGACAGTTAGGCATGCGTTCTGGTATAGCTTCATATACGAAATGATGAAAGATAAACGGTTCTGCAGCCTTCTATTCGACGAGTTTGATGATATAGCGGAGCGCTACTGCAAGGGATTCAAGTATTACATGGTTTCCTTCCTGATGAACAGTTTGAGGTATTTTAGACAGAAGAGAAAGAGCCTGTACAGCGCAACGCAGGTTATCACCGACATCGATTCGAGGATCCTCGGAAAGATAATGTACTACGTTTACATGGCTGGCGCCAAAATACATCGAGAATCTGTTCTCGACAAGACCAAGGTGAAGTTTGCCGATAAGGGTCAGGCATTCATAGAGGATAAGAACACTGGAACTTGGGCAAAGTTCGAGTTCCCGCCGAGGGGCATCATTACGCCTATTCTCGTTCAGCTGATTAGAGAAGAGGAGGAATTAGACGATGAGCTTGATGGTATAGTCGATTTGGAGGAGGTGGTTTGA
- a CDS encoding CAP domain-containing protein, producing MNEKEIAKWVVRYTNIERKKYKLRRLTGHKALIRASIKYSRLLSRIRKLGHHFDGDPLSRASREGFPSTYIGENCALVYAERNEHPKAVAKKIVNLWMKSPGHRSNILNCRYNKIGVGISARWSKKRRMYEVYAVQMFGYQPSLKSTIAPSILSIIVGYIRGTVSILALIAIIAIIYLIVTTIRAYSHI from the coding sequence ATGAATGAAAAAGAGATTGCGAAGTGGGTAGTCAGATACACGAACATAGAACGGAAGAAGTATAAGCTAAGACGTTTAACTGGTCACAAAGCCTTAATTAGAGCCTCTATCAAGTATAGCAGGCTCTTAAGTAGAATCCGCAAATTAGGACATCATTTTGACGGAGATCCATTAAGTAGAGCATCTCGCGAAGGTTTTCCATCCACTTACATTGGTGAGAATTGTGCATTAGTCTATGCTGAAAGAAACGAACATCCTAAGGCAGTTGCAAAGAAAATCGTAAATCTATGGATGAAAAGTCCTGGACACCGCAGTAATATTTTGAATTGTAGGTATAACAAGATAGGAGTAGGCATATCTGCAAGATGGAGTAAAAAGCGTAGAATGTATGAGGTTTATGCCGTTCAGATGTTTGGTTATCAGCCTTCTTTGAAATCTACTATAGCTCCGTCAATACTTTCCATTATTGTAGGCTATATACGAGGCACGGTTTCTATACTTGCATTAATAGCAATTATCGCAATCATTTATTTGATAGTGACGACGATACGTGCATATTCACATATATAA
- a CDS encoding LamG domain-containing protein, with the protein MVGVASAGVTPPLADDPSLVLRLSFDDYEFYHFGFEQTLYDDNNSEDFNSYGSLSYSTNWKTDGEYSLYGDISGDEAAIYEAFGYRIVVTYDVFVSGKVNNGELRVLVGGSVVKSYTGGKYLNESVTVPAGEDIKFQWYAPTSNDRIQAYIDNIRILKVQADDQSGNGNNGNIYGANWTVGRYGYGLEFDGEDDYVEIPNSESLQENETFTIALWVKITEVKDWGRFAQYGGGGEGWAFSEWSTNQMPIFEWYGTEGGHYYLHDPYKLDLNKWYFLTVVYDYPNNSVKLYANGELIASRDCPEPVVIPTDSLRIGCKGVEFFAGIIDEVRIYNRALSDEEIKAMYEALRVKFYDESTGEKITANATIFNANHSISPQVDSITKEAVLFHADVPQYGLYTIRVAKDGYYTRYYVTELEKEKLVEKSVAILSQNEPSVLLTFKLNDIYNLYDNPILIITKVINNGKYEIFSDTFDVESKASVVLQFNGKYFISVWDPANAVERSFGEITAVESTTKVINVFPNAISDTPLNVTYSIQDAGDKIVVNYNDTEYKTQKIVVRIYNQSGSLVYEDSSTANDYALAFVKPDSSKYYTVVLNITRDNVTFERRQIVGNVTGLLQDVLNLLPGEEVTGYSQDFIMTLISFGGLICLAGLFSKRNSRTGALAFAICAGLVWIFGWLPVSSAVIALIVVMAILGKLEEGYKK; encoded by the coding sequence GTGGTAGGGGTAGCGAGTGCTGGAGTAACACCGCCGTTAGCGGATGACCCTTCACTCGTGCTAAGATTGAGTTTTGACGATTACGAATTCTACCATTTTGGATTTGAGCAGACATTATATGACGACAACAACAGTGAAGATTTCAATTCGTACGGATCACTATCTTATTCAACAAATTGGAAAACGGATGGAGAATACAGCTTGTATGGAGATATTAGTGGCGATGAGGCAGCCATATACGAGGCATTCGGTTACAGGATAGTAGTAACATATGATGTATTTGTTTCTGGTAAGGTAAACAACGGAGAGTTAAGAGTGCTGGTAGGCGGTTCTGTCGTAAAGAGCTATACGGGAGGAAAATACCTAAACGAAAGTGTGACTGTTCCAGCTGGTGAAGACATAAAGTTTCAATGGTATGCTCCCACTTCTAACGATCGCATACAAGCATACATAGATAACATCCGCATTCTCAAGGTTCAAGCCGACGATCAGAGCGGGAACGGTAATAACGGTAATATCTACGGTGCAAACTGGACTGTCGGGCGTTACGGTTACGGACTTGAATTCGATGGAGAGGATGATTATGTTGAGATTCCCAATTCAGAAAGCCTACAAGAAAATGAGACTTTTACCATTGCACTATGGGTGAAAATTACTGAAGTGAAAGACTGGGGTAGATTTGCACAATATGGTGGTGGTGGAGAAGGTTGGGCTTTTTCGGAATGGAGCACAAACCAAATGCCGATTTTCGAGTGGTATGGAACTGAAGGAGGACATTATTATCTTCACGATCCTTACAAACTGGATTTGAACAAGTGGTATTTCCTTACCGTAGTATACGATTATCCAAACAATAGCGTAAAGTTATACGCAAATGGTGAGCTTATAGCTTCAAGAGATTGCCCAGAACCTGTTGTAATTCCTACCGATTCATTACGCATAGGTTGTAAAGGCGTGGAATTTTTCGCTGGTATTATAGACGAAGTCCGCATCTACAACCGTGCTCTCAGCGATGAGGAAATCAAAGCAATGTATGAAGCTCTGAGAGTCAAATTCTACGACGAATCAACTGGCGAGAAGATAACCGCCAACGCTACCATATTCAACGCAAACCACAGCATTAGCCCCCAAGTCGATTCAATTACTAAAGAGGCTGTCCTGTTCCATGCTGACGTGCCTCAATACGGTTTGTATACTATAAGAGTTGCCAAAGATGGCTACTACACGAGATATTACGTTACAGAGCTTGAAAAAGAAAAGTTAGTAGAGAAGTCCGTAGCAATATTAAGCCAGAATGAGCCGAGCGTCTTGCTCACGTTCAAGCTAAACGACATATACAACCTGTACGATAACCCAATTTTAATAATAACAAAAGTCATTAACAACGGCAAGTACGAGATCTTCAGCGATACATTCGACGTAGAGAGTAAAGCCTCAGTAGTTTTGCAATTCAACGGTAAATACTTCATAAGCGTTTGGGATCCAGCAAATGCGGTAGAACGATCCTTTGGAGAGATTACAGCTGTCGAATCAACTACTAAAGTCATAAACGTATTTCCTAACGCCATTTCTGACACGCCTTTAAACGTAACTTACAGTATCCAAGACGCTGGTGACAAGATCGTAGTTAATTACAACGACACAGAATACAAGACGCAAAAGATAGTTGTACGGATATATAACCAATCGGGCAGTTTAGTATACGAAGATTCGAGCACAGCTAACGATTACGCCCTTGCTTTCGTTAAGCCAGATTCCAGCAAATATTATACGGTAGTGCTAAACATAACGAGAGATAACGTAACGTTTGAGAGAAGACAGATCGTAGGAAACGTTACAGGACTCCTACAAGACGTACTAAACCTGTTACCTGGAGAAGAAGTAACCGGTTATTCGCAGGACTTTATTATGACTTTAATATCCTTTGGCGGTTTAATCTGCCTTGCAGGGTTATTTAGCAAGAGAAACAGCAGAACTGGCGCACTCGCCTTCGCAATATGTGCAGGGCTCGTGTGGATTTTTGGCTGGCTACCCGTAAGCAGTGCCGTGATTGCCTTGATTGTTGTAATGGCGATATTAGGTAAGTTAGAGGAGGGATACAAGAAATGA
- a CDS encoding ribbon-helix-helix domain-containing protein, translated as MSKIVGVRLPDQLYNLVQMYKEEKGHIHDSEAVRDIIRRFLTEVWQPSRSSRHSSGREVREEKGGVED; from the coding sequence ATGAGCAAAATCGTTGGTGTTAGGCTTCCTGATCAGTTGTATAATCTCGTGCAGATGTATAAGGAAGAAAAAGGGCATATACACGACTCTGAAGCTGTCAGGGACATTATTAGGCGTTTTCTAACTGAGGTTTGGCAACCGTCACGCTCCTCCCGTCATTCCTCCGGGAGGGAGGTTAGGGAGGAAAAGGGAGGTGTTGAGGATTGA